The genomic interval TCTCCTGCGAGATACCCCGTTTACTGCGATAAAAAGCAATTCTTCTGCCGATCTCCCGATACTTTTCCAGAAAATTATCCTTCAAACCGAGCCGCCTGTCTCATGATTCAAATACTGATTATCAAAATGAACGCTGACCGTATCCACCGGCGCAAAGAGTGCCGCAACCTGGATGTCCAATCCCTCGGCGATTCGTAAAAGCATATCAAAGGAAAAACTGATTTGGATGTTTGGCGCTTCGATTTTGCTTAAATGACTGGCACTAATATCGATTTTGGCAGCAAGTTCTTCCTGACTCAATCCGCGCAGGTTCCGAAAGAATGCAATCCTTCGTCCCACTTCCTTATATATTGGAAAAAACCTGTCCTGATCTTTTTTCCGCATTGAAGTATGCACTCCTGTTTAGTTAAACAATTACGAATACCTCGTATAATAAAGTCAGAAAGCAGTTGCCCTACAAAAGGGAAATTGCGATAATCATTTCGTATAGGCAGAGGTGATCGGACCATACCTTGAAGAACGACATCGAATGTCAGACTGATCCCTCTGACTGCGAGATATTACAAATGAGCTGGATGTTGACCGGGAACCGG from Hydrogenispora ethanolica carries:
- a CDS encoding helix-turn-helix domain-containing protein translates to MRKKDQDRFFPIYKEVGRRIAFFRNLRGLSQEELAAKIDISASHLSKIEAPNIQISFSFDMLLRIAEGLDIQVAALFAPVDTVSVHFDNQYLNHETGGSV